DNA sequence from the Streptomyces canus genome:
CGCCGCCTCGACATCGCCATGACCCTGGTCGGCGACCCGCGCATCATCTTCCTCGACGAACCGACCACCGGCCTCGACCCCCGCTCCCGGCACACCATGTGGCAGATCATCAGGGAGCTCGTCTCCGACGGCGTCACCGTCTTCCTCACCACGCAGTACCTGGAGGAGGCCGACGAACTCGCCGACCGCATCGCCGTCCTCCACGACGGCAGGATCGCCGCCGAGGGCACCGCCGACGAGCTGAAGCGGCTCATCCCCGGGGGGCACGTCCGGCTCCGCTTCACCGACCCGGCCGCCTACCGGAGCGCCGCCTCGGCACTGCGCGAGGTCACCCGGGACGACCAGTCGCTGACCCTGCAACTCCCCAGCGGCGGCAGCCAGTCCGAGCTGCGCGCGATCCTCGACCGGCTCGACGCGGCCGGCATCGAGGCCGACGAGCTGACCGTGCACACCCCCGACCTCGACGACGTCTTCTTCGCCCTGACCGGCGGCACCGGCGTCACCGACCAGCCCAAGGAGACCGTCCGATGAGCAACCTCTCCCTCGCCGTACGCGACTCGTCCACGATGCTGCGCCGCAACCTCCTGCACGCCCGGCGCTACCCCTCGCTCACCCTGAACCTGCTGCTCACGCCGATCATGCTGTTGCTGCTCTTCGTCTACATCTTCGGCGACACCATGAGCGCGGGCATCGGCGGCGGCGACCGCTCCGACTACATCGCGTATCTCGTCCCGGGGCTGCTGCTGATGACCATCGGCTCCACCACGATCGGCACCGCGGTCTCCGTCTCCAACGACATGACCGAGGGCATCATCGCCCGCTTCCGGACCATGGCGATCCACCGCGGTTCGGTGCTCGTCGGACATGTCGTCGGCAGTGTGCTGCAGTCGATCGTCAGCGTGGTCCTGGTCGGCGCGGTCGGCGTGGCCATCGGCTTCCGCTCCACCGACGCCACGGTCCTGGAGTGGCTCGCGGCCTTCGGACTGCTCGTGCTCTTCGCCACGGCGCTCACCTG
Encoded proteins:
- a CDS encoding ATP-binding cassette domain-containing protein, which produces MTDLAIAANGLRKSYGDKTVLDGIDLQVPAGTIFSLLGPNGAGKTTAVKILSTLISADPGTGGIHIGGHDLAADPQGVRAAIGVTGQFSAVDGLITGEENMLLMADLHHLPKSEGRRVAAELLERFDLTEAAKKPASTYSGGMKRRLDIAMTLVGDPRIIFLDEPTTGLDPRSRHTMWQIIRELVSDGVTVFLTTQYLEEADELADRIAVLHDGRIAAEGTADELKRLIPGGHVRLRFTDPAAYRSAASALREVTRDDQSLTLQLPSGGSQSELRAILDRLDAAGIEADELTVHTPDLDDVFFALTGGTGVTDQPKETVR
- a CDS encoding ABC transporter permease, which translates into the protein MSNLSLAVRDSSTMLRRNLLHARRYPSLTLNLLLTPIMLLLLFVYIFGDTMSAGIGGGDRSDYIAYLVPGLLLMTIGSTTIGTAVSVSNDMTEGIIARFRTMAIHRGSVLVGHVVGSVLQSIVSVVLVGAVGVAIGFRSTDATVLEWLAAFGLLVLFATALTWIAVGMGLISPNAEAASNNAMPLIFLPLISSTFVPVDAMPGWFQPIAEYQPFTPAIETLRGLLLGTEIGHNGWLAVAWCLGLAVLGYRWSTAKFNADPK